Proteins encoded in a region of the Paenibacillus sp. W2I17 genome:
- a CDS encoding serine/threonine protein kinase produces the protein MTTLSDASFPPGTVVTGKWNRSRYTIRKLLGKGANGIVFLVQRGENGKHYALKMGFDPVDLQSEVNVLKSFQLQRNHEALRQSGIPSYLKDVDDYAVRGRDIPFYVMRYVRGEALHHFIRRQGTDWTLLVGLRLLQKLAQLHQAGWVFGDLKPQNVLVSDYGQVELIDYGGVTSIGRSVKQFTEWYDRGFWNAGSRTADGTYDVFAFALLLIHVLEADALKALAAEGLPQLRSVNQLVALVERSERLGPFRNWTIQALRGQFRDAGHAAQGWKEMMARPTPLRRRSKSTTPRWLKNAFAVSVILLIGVLIYALLF, from the coding sequence GTGACAACGTTGTCTGACGCCTCTTTCCCGCCAGGAACAGTGGTTACAGGGAAATGGAATCGCAGTCGTTACACGATTCGGAAGCTACTGGGCAAAGGAGCTAATGGCATCGTTTTTCTTGTCCAACGGGGTGAAAATGGCAAACACTACGCGCTAAAAATGGGATTTGATCCGGTAGATCTGCAATCGGAAGTTAATGTGCTCAAATCTTTTCAACTACAGCGTAATCATGAGGCCCTTCGGCAGAGCGGCATTCCTTCCTATCTTAAAGATGTGGATGATTATGCCGTTCGTGGCCGGGATATTCCCTTTTATGTGATGCGTTACGTTCGAGGTGAGGCACTTCATCACTTCATTCGGCGTCAGGGGACAGACTGGACACTTCTGGTGGGACTTAGACTCTTGCAGAAGCTGGCACAATTGCATCAGGCGGGATGGGTGTTTGGTGATCTCAAACCTCAGAATGTGTTGGTATCCGACTATGGGCAGGTGGAATTGATCGACTACGGCGGAGTTACGTCGATTGGTCGAAGCGTCAAACAGTTCACCGAATGGTATGATCGGGGCTTCTGGAATGCAGGCAGCCGTACGGCAGATGGTACCTATGATGTATTTGCATTTGCATTATTGTTGATTCATGTACTTGAAGCAGACGCACTCAAGGCACTGGCAGCGGAGGGATTACCGCAACTGCGAAGTGTGAATCAGCTCGTAGCGCTGGTGGAGCGCAGTGAACGACTGGGTCCTTTTCGCAATTGGACGATTCAGGCATTACGAGGTCAGTTTCGTGATGCAGGTCATGCGGCACAAGGGTGGAAGGAAATGATGGCACGCCCCACGCCTCTCCGTCGTCGTTCCAAAAGTACAACACCGCGCTGGCTTAAAAATGCATTTGCTGTATCTGTGATATTACTTATTGGAGTGCTCATCTATGCACTACTTTTCTGA
- a CDS encoding S1 domain-containing RNA-binding protein, giving the protein MAIEVGTKLEGKVTGITHFGAFVDLSGGVTGLVHISEIADNYVKDVNDHLKLNDLVTVKVINVDKDGKIGLSIKQAVDKPVEQQTQSRPPRAPRPERSGGDRERFSGGGPSGGQGRGGGGGGFNRGDRGGRSFKPAAGKPSFEDKMSRFLKDSEERISSLKKNTEGKRGGRGAKRV; this is encoded by the coding sequence ATGGCAATTGAAGTGGGCACCAAGTTAGAGGGCAAGGTGACAGGAATCACGCATTTTGGAGCATTTGTGGATCTGTCAGGAGGTGTCACGGGTCTCGTTCACATCTCGGAAATCGCCGACAATTACGTCAAAGATGTCAACGACCACCTGAAGCTGAATGACCTCGTTACAGTGAAGGTTATCAACGTTGACAAGGATGGCAAGATCGGACTTTCCATTAAGCAAGCTGTTGACAAACCGGTTGAGCAACAAACCCAATCTAGACCCCCGAGAGCTCCTAGACCGGAACGCAGTGGAGGAGATCGCGAACGATTCAGCGGCGGAGGCCCAAGTGGTGGCCAAGGTCGTGGTGGTGGCGGCGGTGGATTTAACCGTGGTGACCGCGGAGGCCGTTCTTTCAAGCCCGCAGCAGGCAAACCTTCATTTGAGGATAAAATGTCACGCTTCCTGAAAGATAGTGAAGAGCGGATCTCTTCGCTTAAGAAGAACACAGAAGGCAAACGCGGAGGCCGTGGAGCCAAGCGTGTGTAA
- the tilS gene encoding tRNA lysidine(34) synthetase TilS yields the protein MEALRWNMLVKNVLDAAEEHQLWVPGDRIVVAVSGGPDSVAFLHIMHEISMRHVPLELICAHVHHGFRTESDDEAEKMMELAQQLGITFEWTKADVPSYMELTGQGPQEAARNKRYAFLHEVASKYNAASIALAHHADDQAETVMLHLLRGTGLSGLSGMKFKRREKNVELIRPCLRINKTDLVEACNTQGFMYFNDESNAMRKYRRNAIRLDVLPFLGQYNGQLTPSLNRLAEIVGDEDDFMEQSAYDTYRCLVQVNGGRQTFEVPSFLKLHVALQRRLIKLILNYLPLDSDFVDFTRIETIRRKVMETHVTTWSLDIGQTLACTREYNLISFGIRTDVQDQSYEYRLAQWSGTYELSLTPINRYIRLMTVSPEDYHVPESADQAAFDADQLLMPLVVRSRLPGDTMKVMGLNGSKKVKNIFIDEKIPPSVRPRIPVVCDGAGQIIWLPGVRRSNVAPVREGTSAILYMTVGDSAIQG from the coding sequence ATGGAGGCTTTACGCTGGAACATGCTGGTGAAGAACGTGCTGGATGCAGCGGAAGAGCATCAGTTATGGGTTCCCGGGGATCGGATTGTCGTCGCAGTATCGGGCGGGCCGGACTCGGTAGCTTTTTTGCATATCATGCACGAGATCAGCATGCGGCATGTCCCGCTTGAATTAATCTGTGCCCATGTTCATCATGGTTTTCGGACTGAATCTGATGACGAAGCGGAGAAAATGATGGAACTGGCACAGCAGCTTGGTATTACATTTGAATGGACCAAGGCCGATGTACCTTCATATATGGAGTTGACGGGTCAAGGACCACAGGAAGCAGCCCGCAACAAGCGATATGCCTTTTTGCACGAAGTGGCTTCCAAATATAATGCGGCAAGCATCGCTTTGGCACATCATGCGGATGATCAGGCGGAGACAGTCATGCTTCATTTGCTTCGTGGAACCGGCTTGTCGGGACTCTCAGGAATGAAGTTTAAAAGACGAGAAAAAAATGTGGAACTTATTCGTCCATGCCTTCGTATAAACAAGACAGACCTTGTAGAAGCTTGTAATACCCAGGGTTTTATGTATTTCAATGATGAGAGCAACGCCATGCGTAAATATCGGCGTAATGCTATTCGCTTGGATGTGCTTCCTTTTTTGGGGCAGTATAATGGACAACTCACGCCGTCATTGAATCGGCTTGCCGAAATTGTGGGTGATGAAGACGATTTCATGGAGCAGAGTGCATATGACACATACAGGTGTCTAGTGCAGGTGAACGGCGGAAGGCAAACCTTTGAGGTGCCTTCCTTCTTGAAGTTACATGTCGCTTTACAACGAAGGTTGATTAAACTAATATTGAATTATCTGCCTTTGGACAGTGATTTTGTCGACTTTACCCGTATTGAAACCATTCGACGCAAGGTCATGGAGACCCATGTGACGACCTGGAGCCTGGATATAGGACAGACACTCGCCTGCACTCGGGAGTATAATCTGATTTCTTTTGGCATACGGACGGACGTACAGGATCAATCTTACGAGTATCGTCTTGCGCAATGGAGTGGAACTTATGAGCTTTCACTCACCCCAATTAACCGGTATATTCGGTTGATGACGGTGAGTCCCGAGGACTATCATGTACCGGAATCGGCGGATCAAGCCGCGTTTGATGCGGATCAACTGCTTATGCCGCTGGTTGTGCGTTCACGGTTACCTGGAGATACCATGAAAGTGATGGGATTAAACGGAAGCAAAAAGGTGAAAAATATTTTCATCGATGAGAAAATCCCCCCATCTGTCCGTCCACGTATTCCTGTGGTATGTGATGGAGCAGGTCAGATCATCTGGTTACCGGGTGTTCGACGGTCCAATGTGGCTCCTGTCAGGGAGGGCACTTCCGCAATCCTGTACATGACTGTAGGCGATTCAGCGATTCAGGGGTAG
- a CDS encoding VWA domain-containing protein — translation MKQILLITDGCSNVGPSPVLAAAEAQEEGITVNVVGVIDYGTIGELGSREIEDIARAGGGISQIVGTRQLAHTMQMMTRKTVVQTIQQAVNRELTQILGEKEPKTVTDLEPAQRARVVEVMDDMAETSALQVILLIDVSASMKPKLAAVEEGIRDLMLSLQARIGQSKLSVFHFPGRHSGEDAVMDIDWTTDPGRVRSLFGRLQMKGATPTGPAIQKVIDFYRYGTLEKQQEIEGNYRIEREGMLGDNVV, via the coding sequence ATGAAGCAAATCTTATTGATCACCGACGGTTGTTCCAATGTGGGACCAAGTCCGGTGCTGGCAGCGGCCGAAGCACAGGAAGAGGGGATTACGGTTAATGTGGTTGGTGTGATTGATTATGGAACCATTGGTGAGCTGGGTAGTCGGGAGATCGAGGATATTGCCAGAGCCGGAGGTGGAATCAGCCAAATTGTAGGTACACGTCAGCTTGCCCATACCATGCAGATGATGACAAGGAAAACGGTGGTTCAGACCATTCAGCAGGCGGTTAATAGGGAGTTAACACAAATTTTGGGAGAGAAGGAGCCCAAAACGGTAACGGATCTGGAGCCTGCACAACGCGCCCGGGTCGTGGAAGTGATGGATGATATGGCTGAAACTTCAGCCTTACAGGTTATATTGCTAATCGACGTCAGTGCCAGCATGAAACCCAAACTGGCTGCGGTAGAAGAAGGCATTCGTGATTTAATGTTAAGTTTGCAGGCGCGTATAGGTCAGAGCAAGCTTTCTGTATTTCATTTTCCGGGACGACACAGTGGAGAAGATGCGGTAATGGATATTGACTGGACAACGGATCCAGGCCGTGTTCGGTCCTTGTTTGGAAGGTTGCAGATGAAGGGTGCAACACCGACAGGTCCTGCAATTCAGAAGGTGATTGATTTTTACCGTTATGGTACACTGGAGAAACAGCAGGAAATAGAAGGGAACTATCGCATTGAAAGAGAAGGGATGCTCGGTGACAACGTTGTCTGA
- the ftsH gene encoding ATP-dependent zinc metalloprotease FtsH, which produces MNRFIRNSGFYLILFLVVVGIVQFVSNGGEATDNPRYDQLRAAIKANNVSELTVQFNGQTYLVTGQYKKAPDGAKSENFSTYIPPTDEAISELVAASETNNFQYHQEPMKGDSIWLTLLTSFIPLIIMFLLFFFLFNQAQGGGGKVMNFGKSRARLYNEEKKRVTFEDVAGADEEKQELVEVVDFLKDPRKFAAVGARIPKGVLLVGPPGTGKTLLARAVAGEAGVPFFTISGSDFVEMFVGVGASRVRDLFENAKKNAPCIIFIDEIDAVGRQRGAGLGGGHDEREQTLNQLLVEMDGFGVNEGIIIIAATNRADILDPALLRPGRFDRQITVDRPDVRGREAVLKVHSRNKPLTKDVKMDIIAKRTTGFSGADLENLLNEAALLAARRNRKDISMKEVDEAIDRVIVGTEKKSRVISDREKRIVAYHEAGHTIVGYFLEHADMVHKVTIIPRGRAGGYVIMLPKEDRMLVTKQELLDKVTGLLGGRVAEELFIGEIGTGAYSDFQQATGIVRSMVMEYGMSEKLGPMQFGSSQGQVFLGRDIGHEQNYSDSIAYEIDQEMQRFINDCYEKCKDLLVKHSKEMHLIAQTLLEVETLEMDQIKQLIETGSLTPKAENDNDGEGTPTEGGEPIIDTIGDVRVRIQGKDETPEPPAGDIPNEAPNLEKGNNNNPDDGGTKPTS; this is translated from the coding sequence ATGAATCGGTTCATCCGGAATTCTGGTTTTTATTTGATTCTTTTTTTAGTTGTGGTGGGGATAGTCCAGTTCGTCAGCAATGGCGGCGAAGCCACCGATAATCCTAGATATGATCAGTTGCGTGCAGCGATCAAAGCCAACAATGTCTCTGAATTGACGGTTCAATTCAACGGTCAAACGTATCTCGTGACCGGTCAATACAAGAAGGCACCTGATGGCGCCAAATCAGAAAATTTCTCAACGTATATTCCTCCTACGGATGAGGCAATTAGTGAGCTTGTAGCTGCAAGTGAAACTAACAATTTCCAATATCATCAGGAGCCAATGAAAGGTGACAGCATCTGGTTGACGTTGCTGACTTCCTTTATTCCTTTGATCATTATGTTCCTGCTGTTCTTCTTCCTGTTTAATCAGGCTCAAGGCGGCGGCGGTAAAGTAATGAACTTTGGTAAAAGCCGTGCTCGTCTCTACAACGAAGAGAAGAAGCGGGTTACATTTGAAGATGTTGCGGGTGCTGACGAAGAGAAACAGGAACTTGTTGAGGTTGTAGACTTCCTCAAGGACCCTCGTAAATTCGCAGCAGTAGGTGCACGGATTCCTAAGGGCGTATTGCTCGTAGGGCCTCCAGGTACCGGTAAAACATTGCTCGCTCGTGCCGTAGCCGGTGAAGCGGGTGTACCATTCTTCACAATTTCAGGTTCCGACTTCGTGGAAATGTTTGTCGGTGTCGGTGCATCACGTGTACGTGATTTGTTTGAAAATGCGAAGAAAAATGCCCCATGTATCATCTTTATCGATGAGATTGATGCTGTAGGACGTCAGCGTGGTGCTGGTCTCGGTGGTGGTCACGATGAACGTGAACAGACACTCAACCAGTTGCTCGTTGAGATGGACGGATTCGGAGTTAACGAAGGTATTATCATCATAGCCGCAACGAACCGTGCAGATATTTTGGACCCTGCCTTGCTGCGTCCAGGACGTTTTGACCGTCAAATTACGGTTGACCGCCCTGATGTAAGAGGTCGTGAAGCTGTCCTGAAAGTACATTCCCGTAATAAACCACTGACCAAAGATGTGAAGATGGATATTATCGCGAAGCGTACAACAGGTTTCTCTGGTGCGGATTTGGAGAATCTCTTGAACGAAGCGGCATTGCTTGCAGCGCGTCGTAACCGTAAAGATATTTCCATGAAGGAAGTTGACGAAGCGATTGACCGTGTCATCGTTGGTACGGAGAAGAAAAGCCGTGTCATCAGTGATCGTGAGAAACGAATCGTTGCTTATCACGAAGCAGGTCATACCATTGTAGGATACTTCCTCGAACATGCTGATATGGTACATAAAGTGACCATTATTCCGCGCGGACGTGCGGGTGGATATGTAATCATGTTGCCAAAAGAAGACCGTATGCTGGTTACCAAGCAGGAATTGCTGGATAAAGTAACCGGACTTCTCGGGGGTCGTGTAGCTGAAGAATTGTTCATCGGAGAAATTGGTACTGGTGCATACAGTGACTTCCAGCAAGCGACAGGTATTGTTCGCAGCATGGTTATGGAATACGGTATGAGTGAGAAATTGGGACCTATGCAATTCGGAAGTTCACAAGGACAGGTATTCCTTGGTCGGGATATCGGTCATGAACAGAATTACTCGGATTCCATTGCTTACGAGATTGATCAGGAAATGCAACGCTTTATCAATGACTGTTATGAGAAGTGTAAGGACTTGCTTGTTAAACATTCAAAAGAGATGCACCTGATCGCTCAAACTTTGCTTGAGGTTGAGACTTTGGAAATGGATCAGATCAAGCAATTGATCGAAACAGGTTCTTTGACTCCAAAAGCAGAGAATGACAATGATGGTGAAGGCACACCAACTGAAGGCGGAGAGCCAATCATCGACACCATCGGTGATGTGCGTGTTCGTATTCAAGGTAAAGATGAAACGCCTGAGCCACCAGCCGGAGATATTCCAAACGAAGCTCCGAATCTGGAAAAGGGTAATAACAATAACCCGGATGATGGCGGAACAAAGCCAACGTCTTAA
- the hpt gene encoding hypoxanthine phosphoribosyltransferase: MQNDIQEVLISEEEIQSKVKELGATLSAEYANRNPLVICVLKGAFIFMADLVKNITVPVEMDFMAVSSYGASTKSSGVVKIIKDLDVSVEGREVLIVEDIIDSGLTLSYLIELLENRGAESVRVVTLFDKPSGRKVELEAHYTGFDIPDAFIVGYGLDFAEKYRNLPYIGILKPEVYSS; this comes from the coding sequence TTGCAGAACGACATTCAGGAAGTATTGATCAGTGAAGAAGAAATTCAGAGTAAAGTCAAGGAATTAGGCGCAACACTAAGTGCCGAATATGCAAATCGCAATCCTTTGGTCATTTGTGTGCTCAAGGGTGCGTTTATATTTATGGCTGATTTGGTTAAAAACATAACGGTACCTGTTGAAATGGATTTTATGGCAGTATCCAGTTACGGCGCTTCCACCAAGTCATCAGGTGTTGTCAAAATCATTAAGGATCTGGATGTATCCGTTGAAGGACGGGAAGTTCTGATTGTCGAAGATATTATCGACAGCGGACTTACACTCAGCTATCTGATTGAACTGCTAGAAAACCGCGGTGCCGAGTCGGTGCGTGTGGTTACGCTGTTCGACAAGCCTTCAGGCCGTAAAGTTGAGTTGGAAGCTCATTACACAGGCTTTGACATTCCTGACGCGTTCATCGTTGGTTACGGTTTGGATTTTGCGGAGAAGTACCGGAACCTGCCCTATATCGGGATTTTGAAGCCGGAAGTCTATAGTAGCTAA
- the nadA gene encoding quinolinate synthase NadA, with translation MEALALERKAEMNRELRERLMVLKKERNAIILAHYYQRDEVQEVADFRGDSFLLAQKAAQTDADVIVFCGVHFMGESAKILAPNKTVIIPDERAGCPMADMVNVDGLRKLKAQHPNAKVVTYINSSAEIKAETDICCTSANAVKVIQSVDSDEIIWVPDKNLGHYVQQHTDKKMIIWEGYCNTHDMLTVKDVVEMRAKHPNAEFVVHPECRPEVVEMGDFVGSTTAILEYCKNSSAKEFIVGTEDGTGYQLRLDSPDKQFHFATKFLVCPNMKVNNLKKLVKCLETMKPQIYVPPAVADKARESLERMLLVK, from the coding sequence GTGGAAGCTCTGGCTTTAGAGCGCAAGGCTGAGATGAACCGCGAGCTGCGTGAGCGGCTTATGGTGTTGAAAAAGGAACGTAATGCCATTATTCTTGCCCATTATTATCAACGTGACGAAGTACAGGAGGTTGCCGACTTCCGTGGAGATTCGTTTCTATTAGCCCAGAAGGCAGCCCAAACAGATGCGGATGTGATCGTTTTCTGTGGTGTTCATTTTATGGGTGAAAGCGCTAAAATTCTTGCGCCAAATAAAACAGTTATTATCCCGGACGAACGTGCAGGCTGCCCAATGGCAGATATGGTGAATGTGGATGGACTACGCAAATTGAAAGCACAACATCCTAATGCCAAGGTGGTTACGTATATCAATTCCTCGGCTGAGATCAAAGCAGAGACTGACATCTGTTGTACATCGGCGAACGCAGTCAAGGTTATTCAATCGGTGGATTCCGACGAAATTATCTGGGTACCGGATAAAAACCTGGGGCATTATGTGCAGCAGCATACCGACAAGAAAATGATTATCTGGGAAGGCTACTGCAACACTCACGATATGCTTACAGTTAAAGATGTGGTAGAGATGAGAGCCAAGCATCCAAATGCAGAGTTTGTTGTCCATCCAGAGTGTCGCCCTGAGGTTGTAGAAATGGGTGATTTTGTAGGCAGCACAACAGCTATTCTGGAGTATTGCAAAAATTCATCAGCGAAGGAATTTATCGTAGGTACCGAAGATGGTACAGGATATCAGCTTCGTCTGGATAGTCCGGATAAACAGTTCCACTTTGCTACAAAGTTCCTCGTATGTCCCAACATGAAGGTGAACAACTTGAAGAAACTGGTGAAATGCCTGGAAACGATGAAGCCGCAAATCTACGTGCCACCGGCCGTTGCCGACAAAGCCAGAGAATCACTAGAGCGCATGTTGTTGGTAAAGTAG